The following coding sequences lie in one Niabella agricola genomic window:
- a CDS encoding alpha/beta hydrolase: MRKAVILLLFLWSAGFLNAATVDTVSIYSSAMKKSSKCVVIRPQNYPEGKSFPVVYLLHGYDGWYANWIIRVPELKVHADRYQLLIVCPDGSKDSWYFNSRMNPLVQYETYIGTEVPGYIDAHYKTQKSRLARAITGLSMGGHGGLFLGLRHAATFGACGSMSGGVDIKPFSEKWGIKSWIGDPDAAGFDWKEITVADAIEKYPRDSVAIIFDCGVDDFFYETNNALHEKMVRLKIPHNYISYPGGHDWAYWKNAIKYQLLFFRDFFDKMKMPDQ, from the coding sequence ATGAGAAAGGCTGTTATCCTGCTGCTATTTCTTTGGAGTGCCGGTTTCCTAAATGCTGCCACTGTTGATACTGTAAGTATTTACAGCAGTGCCATGAAGAAAAGCTCCAAATGTGTAGTCATACGCCCTCAAAATTATCCGGAAGGAAAAAGCTTTCCGGTGGTTTACCTGCTGCATGGCTATGATGGCTGGTATGCAAACTGGATCATCCGGGTACCGGAACTGAAAGTACATGCGGATCGTTACCAGCTGTTGATTGTTTGTCCGGATGGCAGTAAGGACAGCTGGTACTTTAACAGCAGGATGAACCCGTTGGTACAGTACGAAACCTATATCGGTACAGAAGTGCCCGGTTATATCGACGCACATTACAAGACGCAGAAAAGCCGCCTGGCCAGGGCCATTACAGGGTTAAGCATGGGCGGCCATGGCGGCTTGTTTCTGGGCCTGCGGCATGCTGCCACCTTCGGAGCCTGCGGCAGCATGAGTGGCGGAGTAGATATAAAGCCGTTTTCGGAAAAATGGGGGATTAAATCGTGGATCGGCGATCCGGATGCCGCCGGTTTCGACTGGAAAGAGATCACTGTGGCGGATGCCATTGAAAAATATCCCCGTGATTCAGTGGCCATCATTTTTGATTGCGGGGTAGACGATTTTTTTTACGAAACGAACAATGCGCTTCATGAAAAAATGGTGCGGTTGAAAATTCCCCACAACTATATTTCCTACCCCGGTGGGCATGACTGGGCCTATTGGAAAAACGCCATCAAATACCAGTTACTCTTCTTCAGGGATTTTTTTGATAAAATGAAAATGCCGGATCAATAA
- a CDS encoding alpha-L-rhamnosidase-related protein, which translates to MNRWTILILFLVCSGGLQGQNSAAYKASEQWQQHQWDAHWITVPQEAGSKYDYGIHRFRKTFSIHTVPEIFVINLSADPRYEFFVNGTRVCRGPARGSLYNWHYETVNIAPFLKKGSNLIAATVWNYGEWSPGAQISLYTGFIVQGESEQEAVVNTDHTWKVYADRSFRPSLVYLQDVGPGDIIQGETYPWNWNGADFDDVQWKNARVQERGQPAGTGTQYLRALTPRPIPLMAAWMEVPMKIRRSTGMDLKGNFISDRQDLKIPAHSKVSILLDQTYLTNAYPALTVSKGSQSKIVVTYSEAMYLDDRSKGNRNETDGKHIRGFVDVFYPEGGNKRVYSPLWFRTFRYIQLDIETTTQELILHSFDREFTGYPFKEKGRFSCNDPVLEEIWKTGWRTARLCAGETYYDCPYYEQLQYTGDTRIQGLISLYVSGDDRLVRKAISDIASSVTPEGILLSRYPARYNQVIPPFSLYWINMLHDYWMHRNDTAFVASYLPVVKSILNWFEYKIDPQTGLLGPLPHWNFVDWPVEWPWNDRAPLGGTPPAAIRGGSSILSLQLAYALADAAALLEHFNETGLASKYKKLKQSIGEAAMKQCFDRQRGLMADDPAHSSFSQHASIMAILSDAISKDQQQHLFEKLNSDRSLTQATVYYRFYLFRAMKKAGLADRYVSSLDIWKTMLKSGLTTFAEQPEPSRSDCHAWSASPNYDLLATVCGIAPGAPGFQKVKIAPHLGTLKWVKAAMPHAHGEISVFFEQRNGRLAGSITLPPGLYGVFEYKGVSKNLVPGTNDLN; encoded by the coding sequence ATGAACAGATGGACGATTTTGATTCTTTTCCTTGTTTGCAGCGGCGGGTTGCAAGGGCAAAATAGCGCGGCATATAAAGCCTCTGAACAATGGCAGCAACACCAATGGGATGCGCACTGGATCACTGTTCCGCAGGAAGCGGGTTCAAAATATGACTACGGCATCCATCGTTTCAGAAAAACATTTAGCATCCATACTGTGCCAGAAATTTTTGTGATCAACCTTTCGGCGGATCCCCGCTACGAGTTTTTTGTAAACGGCACCCGTGTTTGCAGGGGACCGGCAAGAGGCAGTTTGTACAACTGGCATTATGAAACGGTCAACATTGCGCCGTTCCTGAAAAAGGGAAGCAACCTGATTGCGGCAACGGTATGGAATTACGGCGAATGGTCGCCAGGTGCGCAAATTTCCCTGTATACCGGTTTTATTGTACAGGGAGAATCGGAACAGGAGGCTGTAGTGAATACCGATCATACGTGGAAGGTATATGCCGACCGTTCCTTTAGGCCTTCCCTGGTATACCTGCAGGATGTAGGCCCGGGAGATATCATTCAGGGCGAAACCTACCCATGGAATTGGAATGGTGCTGATTTTGATGATGTACAATGGAAAAATGCCCGGGTACAGGAACGGGGGCAACCGGCAGGAACCGGAACCCAGTACCTGCGGGCGTTAACGCCCCGGCCCATACCGTTGATGGCAGCATGGATGGAGGTCCCAATGAAAATACGCCGGAGTACAGGAATGGATTTAAAAGGCAATTTTATTTCGGATCGGCAGGATTTGAAGATCCCGGCCCATTCAAAAGTTTCCATACTGCTGGACCAGACGTATCTTACCAATGCATACCCGGCATTAACGGTAAGCAAAGGATCACAATCTAAAATCGTCGTCACTTATTCGGAAGCGATGTACCTGGATGATCGGAGTAAGGGCAACCGGAATGAAACAGACGGTAAGCACATCCGTGGGTTTGTAGATGTCTTTTATCCGGAAGGTGGAAACAAACGGGTCTACAGCCCGCTTTGGTTCCGTACGTTCCGGTATATTCAACTGGATATTGAAACAACAACACAGGAGTTGATCCTTCATTCCTTTGACCGGGAATTTACAGGTTATCCGTTTAAAGAGAAGGGGCGTTTTTCCTGTAATGATCCGGTGCTGGAGGAAATATGGAAGACGGGCTGGCGTACGGCAAGGCTTTGCGCTGGGGAAACTTATTATGATTGTCCGTATTACGAGCAACTTCAGTATACAGGCGATACGCGCATACAGGGACTGATTTCATTATATGTAAGTGGTGATGACCGATTGGTGCGGAAAGCGATCTCCGACATCGCTTCCTCTGTAACGCCTGAGGGAATTTTGCTGAGCCGTTACCCGGCGCGGTACAACCAGGTGATCCCGCCCTTCTCGCTTTACTGGATCAATATGTTGCATGATTACTGGATGCACCGGAACGATACAGCATTTGTGGCATCATACCTCCCGGTAGTAAAAAGCATACTGAATTGGTTTGAGTATAAAATAGATCCACAGACCGGTTTGCTGGGGCCTTTACCGCACTGGAATTTTGTAGACTGGCCGGTTGAATGGCCGTGGAATGACCGGGCACCATTGGGCGGCACACCCCCCGCGGCCATCAGGGGAGGCTCGTCCATCCTTAGCCTGCAGCTCGCTTATGCCCTTGCAGATGCGGCGGCACTCCTGGAACATTTTAATGAAACAGGGCTGGCCTCAAAATATAAAAAGCTGAAACAATCGATTGGTGAAGCGGCCATGAAACAGTGCTTTGACCGGCAGCGGGGGCTGATGGCCGACGACCCGGCCCATAGCAGTTTCAGTCAGCATGCGTCGATTATGGCCATTCTTTCAGACGCTATCAGTAAGGACCAGCAGCAGCATCTATTTGAAAAGCTGAATTCCGATCGTTCATTGACCCAGGCTACGGTCTATTACCGCTTTTACCTGTTCCGGGCGATGAAAAAAGCAGGACTGGCAGATCGCTATGTCAGCAGCCTCGATATCTGGAAAACCATGCTAAAGAGCGGGCTGACCACGTTTGCGGAGCAGCCGGAACCCTCCCGTTCCGATTGCCATGCATGGAGCGCAAGCCCCAATTATGACCTGCTGGCAACGGTTTGTGGGATCGCACCGGGCGCACCAGGGTTTCAAAAAGTAAAAATAGCGCCCCACTTGGGAACATTAAAATGGGTAAAAGCCGCTATGCCGCATGCGCATGGGGAAATCAGCGTTTTCTTTGAACAACGGAATGGCCGGTTAGCGGGCAGCATTACGCTTCCGCCTGGTTTGTATGGCGTGTTTGAATATAAAGGCGTTTCAAAGAATCTGGTTCCGGGTACAAATGACCTGAATTGA
- a CDS encoding formylglycine-generating enzyme family protein, which translates to MKKLIAATLLCSAGVSALTAQEKKDAGFQKYEQTIPGSSVKFTMVPIPAGSFKMGSSTGDADEKPPVTVKLDAFYMGAHEVTFDEYALFQNDESLGQNVDADAVTRPTPPYIDLTLGMGKEGGFPANSMQQRAAVMYCKWLYTKTGVFYRLPTEAEWEYAARAGSAVSYFFGTDPKQLDEYAWYAKNSEDTYHKVGLKKPNPWGLYDIYGNVAEWVLDQYQADYYKTLGKEATNPTRLPQTRNPRIVRGGNYKDDAAALRSANRTESDPIWNRRDPQIPKSKWWNADAPFVGFRLVRPVKQPSAEEIEKFFSTYIL; encoded by the coding sequence ATGAAAAAATTGATTGCAGCAACATTGCTTTGCTCAGCAGGGGTTAGTGCACTTACAGCCCAGGAAAAAAAAGACGCCGGATTTCAAAAATATGAACAGACCATTCCCGGTTCATCTGTAAAATTTACCATGGTTCCCATTCCCGCAGGATCCTTTAAGATGGGTAGCAGCACCGGAGATGCTGATGAAAAACCGCCGGTAACCGTAAAGCTGGATGCTTTTTATATGGGTGCCCATGAGGTAACTTTTGATGAATACGCCCTTTTCCAAAATGATGAAAGCCTTGGGCAAAATGTAGATGCAGATGCCGTTACAAGGCCTACTCCCCCGTATATTGACCTTACCTTAGGCATGGGGAAGGAAGGTGGATTTCCGGCCAACAGTATGCAGCAGCGCGCCGCCGTCATGTATTGCAAATGGCTTTATACAAAAACAGGCGTCTTTTACCGCCTGCCTACTGAAGCGGAATGGGAATATGCCGCCCGTGCCGGTTCTGCAGTGTCTTATTTTTTTGGTACCGATCCCAAACAACTGGATGAATATGCCTGGTACGCGAAAAACAGTGAGGATACATACCATAAGGTTGGTTTGAAAAAACCCAACCCTTGGGGACTCTACGACATTTATGGAAACGTGGCTGAATGGGTGCTGGACCAATATCAGGCGGACTATTATAAAACCCTGGGTAAAGAAGCCACCAACCCCACACGATTGCCACAAACTCGGAATCCACGCATTGTGAGAGGCGGTAATTATAAGGATGATGCGGCTGCGCTGCGCAGCGCCAACCGGACCGAATCGGACCCTATCTGGAACCGCCGCGACCCGCAAATACCCAAAAGCAAATGGTGGAATGCAGATGCACCATTTGTGGGATTCCGACTGGTACGGCCGGTTAAACAGCCCAGTGCTGAAGAAATCGAAAAATTTTTCTCCACCTATATCTTATAA
- a CDS encoding sialate O-acetylesterase, with protein sequence MKMAVLAGALALCFLGCNGSLEAQTEWKQLSGAWNISGSQVNPVAGKDGVFTLLHTGSAKEMAWESLSVDFRFEDRSVKGALGIMLNIEAPDDYQLLRIAPDTTRCVLQLLHRKYGYFRMWQEAVLHEKLTKDQVYSVSIVKAPAVDLEDWRPWKIIIREKKTGKILLKQGVSNDMPAFGVGQVGLYAATPAIVFSNFQFVLQNPEQKGRGLVVPSLFSDGMVLQHSRVNLVWGKAASQSEVELHIAGKRLKTRSDKEGKWEIRIPALPVTDSLDMEIRSKKDRIRIRNIAVGEVWMASGQSNMEMRTWQSDVSKTITAENKDVKLRVFKQPQWPSGDPVFSSGGEWIPADSASVMGWSAVVSSFGINLRKTLRVPVGIICAYWGGTAVESWFPRETLAKDPVTAPILKRYNASLLRLEKGLPVETRFPWSWDVAGQSHTPGNLYNGMIAPLVPYSIKGVLWYQGESNTQKARQYEHLFPMLIDTWRKKWNNPALYFFYVQLAGYDGKQSGSEIESAWPQLRDIQRRVLDKKKHTGMAVAFHLGDSLDIHPYRKNEIGLRLANLALHDAYGFTKIVSRGPLPEQALFKNGSAAIRFRETAAGLTTGDGKPLTGFAIAGEDQVFYPAVAIISGDGKMVTVSSDKVPDPVAVRYGWVNYSSDANLVNSAGLPASPFRTDNWKLLTDDTL encoded by the coding sequence ATGAAGATGGCTGTTCTGGCAGGCGCGTTAGCGCTCTGTTTTTTGGGGTGCAATGGTTCATTAGAAGCACAAACCGAGTGGAAACAATTATCCGGTGCGTGGAATATATCCGGGAGTCAGGTAAACCCGGTAGCAGGTAAGGACGGGGTATTTACGTTGCTCCATACGGGCTCTGCGAAAGAAATGGCCTGGGAGTCGCTGTCGGTGGATTTCCGCTTTGAAGACCGCTCTGTTAAAGGCGCGCTTGGTATCATGCTGAATATTGAGGCTCCGGATGACTATCAGTTATTGCGGATCGCTCCGGATACAACGCGTTGCGTTCTTCAGCTGTTGCACCGGAAGTATGGATATTTCAGAATGTGGCAGGAAGCTGTCTTACACGAAAAGCTGACTAAAGATCAGGTATATTCGGTTTCTATTGTAAAAGCACCGGCGGTAGACCTGGAAGACTGGCGGCCCTGGAAAATCATCATCCGGGAAAAGAAAACCGGGAAGATCCTGCTGAAACAGGGCGTGTCCAATGATATGCCTGCATTTGGTGTGGGGCAGGTTGGCTTGTATGCGGCTACACCCGCAATTGTTTTTTCAAACTTCCAGTTTGTACTTCAGAACCCGGAACAAAAGGGCCGGGGCCTTGTAGTGCCATCCCTTTTTTCCGATGGCATGGTACTGCAACACTCTCGTGTAAACCTCGTTTGGGGAAAGGCGGCCTCCCAAAGTGAAGTAGAACTACACATTGCAGGAAAGCGGCTAAAGACCCGCTCCGATAAGGAAGGTAAATGGGAGATCCGGATTCCGGCATTGCCGGTAACGGACAGCCTTGATATGGAAATACGCTCTAAAAAAGACCGGATCCGGATCCGGAATATCGCGGTGGGGGAGGTTTGGATGGCTTCGGGACAATCGAATATGGAAATGCGTACCTGGCAAAGCGATGTATCAAAAACCATCACGGCAGAAAATAAGGATGTGAAATTACGGGTGTTTAAACAACCGCAATGGCCATCAGGAGATCCGGTCTTTTCATCCGGCGGAGAGTGGATCCCCGCAGATTCCGCCAGCGTTATGGGATGGTCGGCGGTGGTCAGCAGCTTTGGCATCAACCTGAGGAAAACACTACGGGTGCCGGTTGGGATCATCTGCGCTTATTGGGGCGGAACAGCGGTTGAAAGCTGGTTTCCCAGGGAAACGTTGGCAAAGGATCCGGTTACAGCCCCCATCCTGAAGCGATATAATGCATCTCTGCTCCGGCTTGAAAAAGGACTGCCCGTAGAAACCCGCTTTCCATGGAGCTGGGATGTGGCCGGACAAAGTCATACGCCGGGTAACTTGTACAATGGCATGATCGCTCCGTTGGTGCCTTATTCCATTAAAGGGGTGCTTTGGTATCAGGGCGAGTCCAACACGCAAAAAGCGCGGCAATATGAGCACCTGTTTCCCATGCTCATCGATACGTGGAGAAAAAAGTGGAACAACCCCGCGCTGTATTTTTTTTATGTGCAGCTTGCAGGCTATGATGGCAAACAATCCGGCTCTGAAATTGAATCGGCATGGCCGCAGCTACGCGATATACAAAGACGGGTGTTGGATAAAAAAAAGCATACGGGGATGGCAGTGGCTTTTCATCTTGGCGATTCGTTGGATATTCATCCTTACCGGAAAAACGAGATCGGGTTACGGCTGGCCAACCTGGCACTGCACGATGCTTACGGCTTCACGAAGATCGTCAGCCGCGGCCCGTTGCCGGAACAGGCGTTGTTTAAAAACGGCAGCGCCGCTATCCGGTTCAGGGAAACGGCTGCAGGGTTAACAACCGGTGATGGCAAGCCGTTAACGGGGTTTGCCATCGCGGGGGAAGACCAGGTTTTTTATCCGGCAGTGGCGATTATTTCCGGTGATGGAAAAATGGTAACGGTATCTTCGGATAAAGTACCGGACCCTGTAGCCGTACGGTATGGGTGGGTCAACTATTCATCGGATGCCAATCTGGTGAACAGCGCCGGTCTGCCGGCATCGCCTTTCCGCACAGACAACTGGAAACTGTTAACCGATGATACTTTATAA
- a CDS encoding GyrI-like domain-containing protein, protein MEKLDLTKQYRHYYTAKPEPALVTIEAAQFLSITGKGDPSGGSFKKHIEALYSTAYTLKFACKVLNKDFVVSKLEGLWWFDESRFSVQTAAEASLKVPRSEWEYRLLIRLPDFITKKDVQQSQETVLLKKQLIDVQFLELFSMEEGLCVQLLHQGPFATEPESLEKISVFMHEHNLSRNGVHHEIYLSDFNKTAPEKLKTILREPVK, encoded by the coding sequence ATGGAGAAACTGGATCTTACAAAGCAATACCGGCATTATTACACCGCAAAGCCAGAGCCTGCACTGGTAACCATTGAAGCGGCTCAATTCCTGTCCATCACCGGCAAAGGCGATCCTTCCGGTGGATCTTTTAAAAAACATATTGAAGCCTTGTATAGCACTGCATACACGCTTAAGTTCGCCTGCAAGGTCCTCAATAAGGATTTCGTCGTTTCAAAACTGGAGGGACTCTGGTGGTTTGATGAAAGCCGGTTCAGCGTGCAAACAGCTGCTGAAGCCTCACTGAAAGTACCCCGGAGCGAATGGGAATACCGTCTGCTGATACGGCTGCCTGATTTCATCACCAAAAAAGACGTGCAGCAAAGCCAGGAAACGGTGCTCTTGAAAAAACAGCTCATCGATGTTCAATTCCTAGAGTTGTTCAGCATGGAAGAAGGTCTTTGCGTGCAGTTGCTGCACCAGGGACCCTTTGCCACCGAACCGGAATCACTGGAAAAAATCAGTGTATTTATGCACGAGCACAATCTTTCCCGGAACGGTGTACATCATGAGATCTATTTGTCTGACTTTAATAAAACTGCTCCGGAAAAACTGAAAACGATCTTAAGAGAACCGGTAAAATAG
- a CDS encoding Gfo/Idh/MocA family protein, whose amino-acid sequence MNQKTTRRDFVKNSSLLAGGLLAAPAMGNINFFSGAKGEIKIALIGCGGRGTGAVTQALSTKQNVKLVAMADAFKDRLDGCYKTITSEDMAALKGKIDVPESNKFTGFDAYKKAIALADVVILTTPPGFRPIHFEEAVKQSKHIFTEKPMATDPAGIKKVLDAAEIAKQKKLNVVVGLQRRYQDSYRALFERKDMIGDILSGQVWWNNSGVWVKQREPQQTEMEYQMRNWYYFNWLCGDHITEQHIHNIDVMNWFKNAYPVKAQGMGGRQVRTGKQYGEIYDHHYVEFHYADGSILNSQCRHIPGTMSKVDELLVGTKGSIFCDQAVIKDRSGKVLYAFDKKNERNPYQTEHDELFDAIAKGQYKFDNAEYGAKSTLTSIIGRMATYSGQVIEWDKALNSGIDIMPKEYSFNATPPVVPDADGFYPIAMPGKTKYF is encoded by the coding sequence ATGAATCAAAAAACAACAAGAAGAGATTTTGTAAAAAACAGCTCCCTCCTTGCCGGAGGTTTGCTGGCGGCTCCTGCAATGGGCAACATAAACTTTTTTTCCGGCGCAAAGGGCGAGATCAAAATAGCCCTGATCGGTTGCGGCGGCCGTGGTACCGGAGCCGTAACCCAAGCCCTTTCTACCAAACAGAATGTAAAACTGGTGGCCATGGCAGACGCTTTTAAAGATCGCCTGGATGGATGTTATAAAACCATTACCTCCGAAGACATGGCCGCGCTGAAAGGTAAGATTGATGTTCCCGAAAGCAATAAGTTCACGGGCTTTGATGCCTATAAAAAAGCCATAGCGCTTGCAGATGTTGTAATTCTTACCACTCCTCCCGGGTTCCGTCCCATTCATTTTGAAGAAGCTGTAAAACAAAGCAAGCATATCTTTACTGAAAAACCAATGGCCACGGATCCGGCGGGAATAAAGAAAGTACTGGATGCGGCGGAGATCGCGAAACAGAAAAAACTGAACGTGGTAGTAGGATTGCAACGCCGTTACCAGGATTCTTACAGAGCATTGTTTGAGCGGAAAGACATGATCGGGGATATTCTTTCCGGGCAAGTTTGGTGGAATAACTCCGGTGTTTGGGTAAAGCAACGGGAACCCCAACAAACCGAAATGGAGTATCAGATGCGCAACTGGTATTACTTCAACTGGCTTTGCGGCGATCATATTACCGAACAGCATATCCATAATATCGATGTGATGAACTGGTTTAAGAATGCTTATCCGGTTAAGGCCCAGGGCATGGGAGGCCGCCAGGTACGCACGGGCAAACAATATGGAGAGATCTACGATCACCATTATGTGGAGTTTCATTATGCTGACGGGTCCATCCTCAACAGCCAGTGTCGGCATATCCCGGGAACCATGAGCAAGGTTGATGAATTGCTGGTAGGCACCAAGGGCTCCATTTTTTGCGATCAGGCTGTGATCAAAGACCGTTCGGGAAAAGTGCTATATGCATTCGATAAAAAGAATGAGCGGAATCCTTATCAAACCGAGCATGATGAACTCTTTGACGCCATTGCGAAGGGACAGTATAAATTTGACAATGCCGAATATGGAGCTAAAAGCACCCTGACATCGATCATCGGACGCATGGCTACGTATAGCGGACAGGTGATTGAATGGGATAAAGCGTTGAACTCCGGCATTGACATCATGCCCAAAGAATACAGCTTTAATGCCACACCACCCGTGGTTCCAGACGCAGATGGCTTCTACCCGATCGCAATGCCAGGGAAGACAAAATATTTTTAG
- a CDS encoding hydroxypyruvate isomerase family protein, with protein sequence MNRRNFVKNNVLTMSALGLGTSLWAGSAKDVKADKTFHLDYAPHDGMFGNSAGKDFIDQIKYMYDKGFRSIEDNGMTGRTPEMQSKIGETLAKLNMRMGVFVVPKGGNGANTLAANKKEHLDIFLDGCRKSVEVAKRCNAKWVTVVPGDFQRNLPLEVQTGNVIDALRRGAEIFEPHGIVMVLEPLSDTPDLFLRTSAQTYEICRGVNSPSCKILYDIYHMQKNEGNLIKNMELTWSEIAYIQIGDNPGRKEPTTGEINYKNVFKWLYEKGYKGVLGMEHGNSQPGKAGEDRLIAAYRESDAFM encoded by the coding sequence ATGAACCGAAGAAATTTCGTAAAAAACAATGTATTAACGATGAGCGCCCTCGGATTGGGAACCAGCTTATGGGCAGGATCAGCGAAAGATGTAAAAGCGGATAAGACCTTTCATCTGGACTATGCCCCCCATGACGGTATGTTTGGTAACAGCGCGGGTAAGGACTTTATCGACCAGATAAAGTATATGTATGACAAGGGGTTCCGTTCTATAGAAGACAACGGCATGACCGGAAGAACCCCGGAGATGCAGTCAAAAATTGGGGAAACCCTGGCCAAGCTGAATATGCGGATGGGGGTTTTTGTTGTGCCCAAAGGTGGTAATGGCGCCAATACCCTGGCAGCTAATAAGAAAGAGCATCTGGATATCTTTCTGGACGGTTGCAGGAAGTCAGTAGAAGTGGCGAAGCGGTGTAACGCCAAATGGGTAACTGTGGTGCCCGGCGATTTTCAGCGTAACCTTCCTCTTGAAGTACAAACCGGCAATGTGATCGACGCCTTGAGGAGAGGCGCGGAAATCTTCGAACCGCATGGCATTGTAATGGTACTGGAACCGCTCAGCGATACACCCGATCTATTTCTTCGTACCTCTGCCCAAACCTATGAAATCTGCCGGGGCGTAAACAGTCCCTCCTGCAAGATCCTGTACGATATCTACCATATGCAGAAAAATGAGGGCAATCTGATTAAAAATATGGAACTGACCTGGAGCGAAATCGCTTATATCCAGATCGGTGACAATCCCGGAAGAAAAGAGCCTACAACCGGAGAGATTAATTATAAAAATGTGTTCAAATGGCTGTATGAAAAGGGGTATAAAGGTGTTTTAGGGATGGAGCATGGCAATTCACAACCCGGAAAAGCAGGGGAAGACCGGCTGATAGCGGCATACCGGGAATCGGATGCTTTTATGTAG